A genome region from Primulina eburnea isolate SZY01 chromosome 9, ASM2296580v1, whole genome shotgun sequence includes the following:
- the LOC140840715 gene encoding uncharacterized protein — MPPRRNVLRTDEGRQEEDIPQPPPGQDASARVLAGMAHFFEQHVGNGAMGRPEPVYERFRRMHPDEFHGTTDPFMAEGWIRSLEVIFRYMDMADADRVRCTIYLLKGDASLWWEGAERGVNMATLTWEGFKRVFYDKYFTSDVRSRLKREFMSLRQGDLTVAEFVQKFDRGCHFMPLIANDPAEKLRHFLDGLRPTIRRDVTLVDPADYTTAVARALRAEQSLKDIDWEMQRKRNRAQQANQSNKKPHTGPSKQPEPPKSQGKPPKGNVPKADEKPLCKECNRPHYGKCMWGTFKCFKCGELGHKAADCTKPRQPMTGRVYVMQATEDETEPTLH; from the coding sequence ATGCCTCCTAGAAGGAATGTGCTTAGGACTGATGAGGGTAGACAGGAGGAGGATATCCCACAGCCTCCACCTGGTCAGGATGCTAGTGCTCGTGTACTAGCCGGTATGGCCCATTTCTTTGAGCAACACGTAGGGAATGGAGCAATGGGTAGGCCAGAGCCAGTATATGAGCGTTTCAGGAGGATGCACCCCGATGAGTTCCATGGCACTACTGATCCATTTatggctgagggatggattagaTCATTAGAGGTAATATTTCGTTATATGGACATGGCGGACGCCGATCGCGTTCGATGTACTATCTACCTGTTGAAAGGCGACGCTTCcttatggtgggagggagcggAGCGAGGAGTGAATATGGCGACTTTGACTTGGGAAGGATTCAAGAGagtgttctatgacaagtacttcacaTCCGATGTTCGTTCTAGGCTtaagagagagtttatgagtctccgtCAGGGGGATTTGACTGTTGCCGAGTTTGTGcagaagtttgataggggttgtcactttATGCCCTTGATTGCCAATGATCCTGCTGAAAAATTACGACATTTTCTAGATGGTTTGAGGCCAACTATCCGACGCGATGTGACACTTGTCGATCCTGCTGATTATACTACCGCCGTTGCCAGGGCTCTTAGAGCCGAGCAGTCATTGAAGGATATCGATTGGGAGATGCAGCGAAAGAGGAACCGTGCTCAGCAAGCTAATCAGAGTAATAAGAAGCCTCATACGGGACCTTCTAAGCAACCAGAACCACCAAAATCACAAGGAAAACCACCTAAAGGAAATGTTCCGAAAGCCGATGAAAAACCActttgcaaggagtgcaatcgtCCACATTatggcaagtgcatgtggggcaCCTTCAAGTGCTTCAAGTGCGGGGAGTTGGGACACAAGGCTGCGGATTGCACCAAGCCTAGGCAACCCATGACCGGAAGAGTCTATGTGATGCAAGCTACAGAAGATGAGACAGAGCCGACACTACACTGA